Proteins encoded by one window of Carassius auratus strain Wakin chromosome 24, ASM336829v1, whole genome shotgun sequence:
- the cavin1b gene encoding caveolae-associated protein 1b has product MEVIEDRHLHLEVPDPHRSLTEISEDEINLPASDDEDEAIVENKAKAADEKEEAGEGDKGEMNGVMVLALLDKIIGAVDQIQQTQAGLEVRQREMERSVTGIQGELTKLSKSHTTTANSVNKMLEKVRKVSVNVKTVRGNLEKQAGQIKRLESNENELLKRRNFKVMIYQDEVKIPSKVNVAKSMKVPEPVEGEAVGEHKAAAEEEGGEDKEKVNLDLSSDEEEVEIEETIEESRAERIKRSSLQRVQSIKTVFSKEKMEKTKQKTKENLEKTKQKTKENLEKTRMKTKENLEKTRQKTKENLEKTKQKTRENLEKTRHNIEKKMGKLGNRMSVNPERKEKIKSSQKKMVKSFTPDHTIYARSKTAVYKVPPFTFHVKKMREGEVEILGTEMVEVGGEAEEVENAVMEGIEDEEMEMEGGEMVDEDDETEDSPEMRALLERGEELVLVEDHDRDSD; this is encoded by the exons ATGGAAGTGATTGAAGACCGCCATCTGCACCTGGAGGTGCCTGACCCACACAGATCCCTTACTGAGATCTCAGAAGATGAAATCAACCTCCCAGCctctgatgatgaagatgaggccATCGTCGAGAACAAAGCAAAAGCTGCTGATGAGAAAGAAGAGGCAGGTGAGGGAGACAAAGGTGAGATGAATGGAGTCATGGTCCTGGCGCTGCTGGACAAAATCATTGGGGCCGTGGACCAGATCCAGCAGACCCAGGCTGGGCTGGAAGTCCGTCAGCGGGAGATGGAGAGATCAGTGACGGGCATCCAGGGGGAACTCACCAAACTGTCTAAGAGCCACACCACCACAGCCAACTCGGTCAATAAGATGCTGGAGAAGGTGCGGAAAGTGAGTGTGAATGTGAAGACGGTGCGAGGGAACCTGGAAAAACAGGCCGGGCAGATCAAACGCCTGGAGAGCAACGAGAACGAACTTCTGAAGAGAAGAAACTTCAAAGTCATGATCTACCAG GATGAAGTGAAAATACCTTCAAAAGTCAATGTGGCCAAGTCCATGAAGGTTCCAGAGCCTGTGGAAGGAGAAGCTGTAGGGGAACACAAAGCAGCAGCAGAAGAAGAAGGAGGAGAAGACAAAGAGAAAGTAAATCTGGACCTGTCCTCAGATGAAGAGGAAGTGGAGATTGAAGAGACCATTGAGGAGTCTCGAGCAGAGCGCATCAAACGAAGCAGTCTGCAACGCGTCCAGAGCATCAAAACGGTTTTCTCCAAGGAAAAAATGGAGAAAACCAAGCAAAAGACCAAGGAAAATTTGGAGAAGACCAAACAGAAGACCAAAGAGAACTTGGAGAAAACTCGCATGAAGACCAAAGAGAACTTGGAAAAGACCAGGCAGAAGACCAAGGAAAATCTTGAGAAGACCAAACAGAAGACCCGGGAGAACCTGGAGAAAACACGTCACAACATAGAGAAAAAGATGGGCAAGCTCGGCAATCGTATGTCTGTGAACCCCGAGCGCAAAGAGAAGATCAAGTCCTCGCAGAAGAAGATGGTCAAGTCATTCACTCCTGACCACACCATTTACGCTCGCTCCAAAACGGCTGTCTACAAGGTTCCACCGTTCACCTTCCATGTGAAAAAGATGCGTGAAGGAGAAGTGGAGATCCTTGGAACTGAGATGGTGGAAGTCGGTGGGGAAGCAGAGGAGGTGGAGAATGCAGTGATGGAGGGAATAGAAGATGAGGAGATGGAAATGGAGGGTGGCGAGATGGTGGACGAAGACGACGAGACAGAAGATAGCCCTGAGATGAGAGCGCTACTGGAAAGGGGAGAAGAGCTGGTGTTAGTGGAAGACCATGACAGAGATAGtgattag